In one Alosa alosa isolate M-15738 ecotype Scorff River chromosome 14, AALO_Geno_1.1, whole genome shotgun sequence genomic region, the following are encoded:
- the fgf19 gene encoding fibroblast growth factor 19 yields MQMMMSLTLCCINIIQALTVMSIPLPDSGPHLGNDWTQPIRLKHLYAARDGLHLQIRRDGRVDGSPQQSALSLMEIRPVDNGCVAIKGIASSKFLCLEREGKLYGSYSYVRDDCTFVEQILPDGYNIYISSKHGTLLSLGVRTSSQVHGHEKGLNTHAQFLPMSNNLKHTQIYHRDSVPLSEHHQDTPLHLQIDSMDPFGKVSQIYIQSPSFNKR; encoded by the exons ATGCAAATGATGATGTCCTTAACACTGTGCTGTATTAATATTATTCAGGCATTGACTGTAATGTCAATCCCCTTGCCTGACTCCGGACCGCATTTGGGAAATGACTGGACACAGCCTATCAGGCTAAAGCATCTATATGCTGCCAGAGATGGACTTCATCTTCAAATTAGAAGGGATGGAAGAGTGGATGGATCCCCTCAACAAAGTGCTCTCA GCTTGATGGAAATACGTCCAGTTGATAACGGCTGCGTGGCCATCAAAGGAATAGCAAGTTCTAAGTTCTTGTGcttggagagagaaggaaaattGTACGGATCT tACAGTTATGTGAGAGATGACTGCACTTTTGTTGAGCAGATTCTTCCAGATGGATACAACATCTACATTTCCAGCAAGCATGGCACCCTGTTAAGCCTGGGTGTGAGGACCAGCAGCCAGGTCCATGGTCATGAAAAGGGTCTCAACACTCATGCTCAGTTCTTGCCCATGAGCAATAATTTGAAACATACACAAATCTACCACCGTGACTCAGTCCCTCTCTCTGAGCACCATCAGGACACCCCATTACACCTGCAAATAGACAGCATGGACCCTTTTGGAAAGGTTTCTCAGATCTACATACAAAGCCCCAGTTTCAACAAAAGATGA